In the genome of Manis javanica isolate MJ-LG chromosome 17, MJ_LKY, whole genome shotgun sequence, one region contains:
- the LOC140842997 gene encoding leukocyte immunoglobulin-like receptor subfamily A member 6 isoform X8: MWGAEPCPRNKGPEEAGRTQEVGGRRAQQLGKPLRGGGLSVGLRTRVQAGTLPKPTIWAEPGSVVPQGSPVTIWCQGTLGAQWYRLEKEGSSVILDTQSPLGPRNKATLSIQTMIERYAGTYRCSYHTPTGWSERSDPLELVVTGAYKKPSLSALPSPVVTSGGNITLQCHSRQGFSGYVLTEDGEYKLSRAMDAQRLPGGQHQALFPVGPVTPSRRWTFRCYGYLRNSPQVWSEPSDPLDLLVSGVSGKPSLLSQQGPVVTPGQNLTLQCHSDVGHDRFALTQDGGQGLPESLVRQPQAHIPLGPVKPSHGGRYRCYGAHSLSSEWSAPSDPLDILVAGQLPDRPSLSVQPGPTVAPGETVTLLCQSGSPRDTFLLSKEGAAQPPLRLRSKNGAQQSQAEFPMSPVTSAHGGTYRCYSANSSAPYLLSQPSVPLELRVSGPKWPVLVLVGVSAACALLLAVLLLLLLRRQRLRRRRKPGAADAESGDRGPQRRCHRDGRTARGSGAGPPEPAGQRRPGGHVCPGCCT; this comes from the exons ATGTGGGGGGCAGAGCCCTGCCCCAGGAACAAGGGGcctgaggaggcaggaaggacccaGGAGGTGGGGGGACGCCGTGCTCAGCAACTAGGGAAGCCCCTGAGGGGCGGAG GGCTGAGTGTGGGCCTGAGGACCCGCGTGCAGGCCG GGACCCTCCCCAAACCCACCATCTGGGCTGAGCCAGGCTCTGTGGTCCCCCAGGGGAGCCCTGTGACCATCTGGTGTCAGGGCACCCTGGGGGCCCAGTGGTATCGTCTGGAGAAAGAGGGAAGCTCAGTAATCTTGGACACACAGAGCCCACTGGGGCCCAGGAACAAGGCCACACTCTCCATCCAAACCATGATAGAGCGTTATGCAGGGACATATCGCTGTTCCTATCACACCCCCACTGGCTGGTCAGAGCGCAGTGACCCCCTGGAGCTGGTGGTGACAG GAGCCTACAAGAAACCCAGCctctcagccctgcccagccctgtcgTGACCTCAGGAGGGAACATCACCCTTCAGTGTCACTCACGGCAGGGATTCAGTGGGTACGTTCTGACGGAGGATGGAGAATACAAGCTCTCCAGGGCCATGGATGCACAGCGACTCCCTGGTGGGCAGCATCAGGCCCTGTTCCCCGTGGGCCCTGTGACCCCCAGCCGCAGGTGGACGTTCAGATGCTATGGGTATTTGAGGAACAGCCCCCAGGTGTGGTCGGAGCCCAGTGACCCCCTGGACCTCCTGGTCTCAG GTGTGTCCGGGAAGCCCTCCCTCCTGAGCCAGCAGGGCCCTGTCGTGACCCCTGGGCAGAACCTGACCCTCCAGTGTCACTCTGACGTTGGCCATGACAGGTTCGCTCTGACCCAGGATGGGGGACAGGGCCTCCCCGAGAGCCTTGTGCGGCAGCCCCAGGCCCACATCCCCCTGGGCCCTGTGAAACCCTCACACGGGGGCCGGTACAGGTGCTACGGGGCACACAGCCTCTCCTCCGAGTGGTCGGCCCCCAGTGACCCCTTGGACATCCTGGTGGCAG GACAGCTCCCGGACAGACCCTCCCTCTCGGTGCAGCCGGGCCCCACGGTGGCCCCAGGGGAGACGGTGACCCTGCTGTGCCAGTCGGGGAGCCCGAGGGACACTTTCCTTCTGTCCAAGGAGGGCGCAGCCCAGCCCCCCCTGCGTCTCAGATCAAAGAATGGGGCACAGCAGAGCCAGGCCGAATTCCCCATGAGCCCTGTGACCTCAGCCCACGGGGGCACCTACAGGTGCTACAGCGCAAACAGCAGCGCCCCCTACCTGCTGTCACAGCCCAGTGTCCCCCTGGAGCTCCGGGTGTCAG gCCCGAAGTGGCCGGTGCTGGTCCTCGTCGGGGTCTCCGCGGCCTGCGCCCTCCTGCTGGCcgtcctgctgctgctcctgctccgCCGCCAGCGGCTACGCAGACGCAGGAAGCCGG GTGCTGCAGACGCCGAGTCCGGGGACAGAGGCCCGCAGCGCAG ATGCCACCGTGATGGACGCACAGCCAGAGGGAGTGGAGCCGGACCCCCAG AGCCCGCAGGACAAAGACGCCCCGGGGGGCACGTATGCCCAG gctGCTGCACCTGA
- the LOC140842997 gene encoding leukocyte immunoglobulin-like receptor subfamily A member 6 isoform X9 — MWGAEPCPRNKGPEEAGRTQEVGGRRAQQLGKPLRGGGLSVGLRTRVQAGTLPKPTIWAEPGSVVPQGSPVTIWCQGTLGAQWYRLEKEGSSVILDTQSPLGPRNKATLSIQTMIERYAGTYRCSYHTPTGWSERSDPLELVVTGAYKKPSLSALPSPVVTSGGNITLQCHSRQGFSGYVLTEDGEYKLSRAMDAQRLPGGQHQALFPVGPVTPSRRWTFRCYGYLRNSPQVWSEPSDPLDLLVSGVSGKPSLLSQQGPVVTPGQNLTLQCHSDVGHDRFALTQDGGQGLPESLVRQPQAHIPLGPVKPSHGGRYRCYGAHSLSSEWSAPSDPLDILVAGQLPDRPSLSVQPGPTVAPGETVTLLCQSGSPRDTFLLSKEGAAQPPLRLRSKNGAQQSQAEFPMSPVTSAHGGTYRCYSANSSAPYLLSQPSVPLELRVSGPKWPVLVLVGVSAACALLLAVLLLLLLRRQRLRRRRKPGRDAPPLSGFLWDPRGGAS, encoded by the exons ATGTGGGGGGCAGAGCCCTGCCCCAGGAACAAGGGGcctgaggaggcaggaaggacccaGGAGGTGGGGGGACGCCGTGCTCAGCAACTAGGGAAGCCCCTGAGGGGCGGAG GGCTGAGTGTGGGCCTGAGGACCCGCGTGCAGGCCG GGACCCTCCCCAAACCCACCATCTGGGCTGAGCCAGGCTCTGTGGTCCCCCAGGGGAGCCCTGTGACCATCTGGTGTCAGGGCACCCTGGGGGCCCAGTGGTATCGTCTGGAGAAAGAGGGAAGCTCAGTAATCTTGGACACACAGAGCCCACTGGGGCCCAGGAACAAGGCCACACTCTCCATCCAAACCATGATAGAGCGTTATGCAGGGACATATCGCTGTTCCTATCACACCCCCACTGGCTGGTCAGAGCGCAGTGACCCCCTGGAGCTGGTGGTGACAG GAGCCTACAAGAAACCCAGCctctcagccctgcccagccctgtcgTGACCTCAGGAGGGAACATCACCCTTCAGTGTCACTCACGGCAGGGATTCAGTGGGTACGTTCTGACGGAGGATGGAGAATACAAGCTCTCCAGGGCCATGGATGCACAGCGACTCCCTGGTGGGCAGCATCAGGCCCTGTTCCCCGTGGGCCCTGTGACCCCCAGCCGCAGGTGGACGTTCAGATGCTATGGGTATTTGAGGAACAGCCCCCAGGTGTGGTCGGAGCCCAGTGACCCCCTGGACCTCCTGGTCTCAG GTGTGTCCGGGAAGCCCTCCCTCCTGAGCCAGCAGGGCCCTGTCGTGACCCCTGGGCAGAACCTGACCCTCCAGTGTCACTCTGACGTTGGCCATGACAGGTTCGCTCTGACCCAGGATGGGGGACAGGGCCTCCCCGAGAGCCTTGTGCGGCAGCCCCAGGCCCACATCCCCCTGGGCCCTGTGAAACCCTCACACGGGGGCCGGTACAGGTGCTACGGGGCACACAGCCTCTCCTCCGAGTGGTCGGCCCCCAGTGACCCCTTGGACATCCTGGTGGCAG GACAGCTCCCGGACAGACCCTCCCTCTCGGTGCAGCCGGGCCCCACGGTGGCCCCAGGGGAGACGGTGACCCTGCTGTGCCAGTCGGGGAGCCCGAGGGACACTTTCCTTCTGTCCAAGGAGGGCGCAGCCCAGCCCCCCCTGCGTCTCAGATCAAAGAATGGGGCACAGCAGAGCCAGGCCGAATTCCCCATGAGCCCTGTGACCTCAGCCCACGGGGGCACCTACAGGTGCTACAGCGCAAACAGCAGCGCCCCCTACCTGCTGTCACAGCCCAGTGTCCCCCTGGAGCTCCGGGTGTCAG gCCCGAAGTGGCCGGTGCTGGTCCTCGTCGGGGTCTCCGCGGCCTGCGCCCTCCTGCTGGCcgtcctgctgctgctcctgctccgCCGCCAGCGGCTACGCAGACGCAGGAAGCCGG GCAGGGATGCGCCCCCACTTTCTGGTTTCCTCTGGGACCCACGTGGAGGGGCGTCCTGA
- the LOC140842997 gene encoding leukocyte immunoglobulin-like receptor subfamily A member 6 isoform X6 yields MWGAEPCPRNKGPEEAGRTQEVGGRRAQQLGKPLRGGGLSVGLRTRVQAGTLPKPTIWAEPGSVVPQGSPVTIWCQGTLGAQWYRLEKEGSSVILDTQSPLGPRNKATLSIQTMIERYAGTYRCSYHTPTGWSERSDPLELVVTGAYKKPSLSALPSPVVTSGGNITLQCHSRQGFSGYVLTEDGEYKLSRAMDAQRLPGGQHQALFPVGPVTPSRRWTFRCYGYLRNSPQVWSEPSDPLDLLVSGVSGKPSLLSQQGPVVTPGQNLTLQCHSDVGHDRFALTQDGGQGLPESLVRQPQAHIPLGPVKPSHGGRYRCYGAHSLSSEWSAPSDPLDILVAGQLPDRPSLSVQPGPTVAPGETVTLLCQSGSPRDTFLLSKEGAAQPPLRLRSKNGAQQSQAEFPMSPVTSAHGGTYRCYSANSSAPYLLSQPSVPLELRVSGPKWPVLVLVGVSAACALLLAVLLLLLLRRQRLRRRRKPGAADAESGDRGPQRRCHRDGRTARGSGAGPPAEPAGQRRPGGHVCPGEPLQVKTQQGSGHLSGDVAGPGQSSRGGQAHGQSGCCT; encoded by the exons ATGTGGGGGGCAGAGCCCTGCCCCAGGAACAAGGGGcctgaggaggcaggaaggacccaGGAGGTGGGGGGACGCCGTGCTCAGCAACTAGGGAAGCCCCTGAGGGGCGGAG GGCTGAGTGTGGGCCTGAGGACCCGCGTGCAGGCCG GGACCCTCCCCAAACCCACCATCTGGGCTGAGCCAGGCTCTGTGGTCCCCCAGGGGAGCCCTGTGACCATCTGGTGTCAGGGCACCCTGGGGGCCCAGTGGTATCGTCTGGAGAAAGAGGGAAGCTCAGTAATCTTGGACACACAGAGCCCACTGGGGCCCAGGAACAAGGCCACACTCTCCATCCAAACCATGATAGAGCGTTATGCAGGGACATATCGCTGTTCCTATCACACCCCCACTGGCTGGTCAGAGCGCAGTGACCCCCTGGAGCTGGTGGTGACAG GAGCCTACAAGAAACCCAGCctctcagccctgcccagccctgtcgTGACCTCAGGAGGGAACATCACCCTTCAGTGTCACTCACGGCAGGGATTCAGTGGGTACGTTCTGACGGAGGATGGAGAATACAAGCTCTCCAGGGCCATGGATGCACAGCGACTCCCTGGTGGGCAGCATCAGGCCCTGTTCCCCGTGGGCCCTGTGACCCCCAGCCGCAGGTGGACGTTCAGATGCTATGGGTATTTGAGGAACAGCCCCCAGGTGTGGTCGGAGCCCAGTGACCCCCTGGACCTCCTGGTCTCAG GTGTGTCCGGGAAGCCCTCCCTCCTGAGCCAGCAGGGCCCTGTCGTGACCCCTGGGCAGAACCTGACCCTCCAGTGTCACTCTGACGTTGGCCATGACAGGTTCGCTCTGACCCAGGATGGGGGACAGGGCCTCCCCGAGAGCCTTGTGCGGCAGCCCCAGGCCCACATCCCCCTGGGCCCTGTGAAACCCTCACACGGGGGCCGGTACAGGTGCTACGGGGCACACAGCCTCTCCTCCGAGTGGTCGGCCCCCAGTGACCCCTTGGACATCCTGGTGGCAG GACAGCTCCCGGACAGACCCTCCCTCTCGGTGCAGCCGGGCCCCACGGTGGCCCCAGGGGAGACGGTGACCCTGCTGTGCCAGTCGGGGAGCCCGAGGGACACTTTCCTTCTGTCCAAGGAGGGCGCAGCCCAGCCCCCCCTGCGTCTCAGATCAAAGAATGGGGCACAGCAGAGCCAGGCCGAATTCCCCATGAGCCCTGTGACCTCAGCCCACGGGGGCACCTACAGGTGCTACAGCGCAAACAGCAGCGCCCCCTACCTGCTGTCACAGCCCAGTGTCCCCCTGGAGCTCCGGGTGTCAG gCCCGAAGTGGCCGGTGCTGGTCCTCGTCGGGGTCTCCGCGGCCTGCGCCCTCCTGCTGGCcgtcctgctgctgctcctgctccgCCGCCAGCGGCTACGCAGACGCAGGAAGCCGG GTGCTGCAGACGCCGAGTCCGGGGACAGAGGCCCGCAGCGCAG ATGCCACCGTGATGGACGCACAGCCAGAGGGAGTGGAGCCGGACCCCCAG CAGAGCCCGCAGGACAAAGACGCCCCGGGGGGCACGTATGCCCAGGTGAGCCACTCCAGGTCAAGACTCAGCAGGGGAGCGGCCACCTCTCAGGGGACGTTGCTGGACCCGGACAGTCAAGCAGAGGAGGACAGGCGCATGGACAGTCAG gctGCTGCACCTGA
- the LOC140842997 gene encoding leukocyte immunoglobulin-like receptor subfamily A member 6 isoform X7 has protein sequence MWGAEPCPRNKGPEEAGRTQEVGGRRAQQLGKPLRGGGLSVGLRTRVQAGTLPKPTIWAEPGSVVPQGSPVTIWCQGTLGAQWYRLEKEGSSVILDTQSPLGPRNKATLSIQTMIERYAGTYRCSYHTPTGWSERSDPLELVVTGAYKKPSLSALPSPVVTSGGNITLQCHSRQGFSGYVLTEDGEYKLSRAMDAQRLPGGQHQALFPVGPVTPSRRWTFRCYGYLRNSPQVWSEPSDPLDLLVSGVSGKPSLLSQQGPVVTPGQNLTLQCHSDVGHDRFALTQDGGQGLPESLVRQPQAHIPLGPVKPSHGGRYRCYGAHSLSSEWSAPSDPLDILVAGQLPDRPSLSVQPGPTVAPGETVTLLCQSGSPRDTFLLSKEGAAQPPLRLRSKNGAQQSQAEFPMSPVTSAHGGTYRCYSANSSAPYLLSQPSVPLELRVSGPKWPVLVLVGVSAACALLLAVLLLLLLRRQRLRRRRKPGAADAESGDRGPQRRCHRDGRTARGSGAGPPAEPAGQRRPGGHVCPGCCT, from the exons ATGTGGGGGGCAGAGCCCTGCCCCAGGAACAAGGGGcctgaggaggcaggaaggacccaGGAGGTGGGGGGACGCCGTGCTCAGCAACTAGGGAAGCCCCTGAGGGGCGGAG GGCTGAGTGTGGGCCTGAGGACCCGCGTGCAGGCCG GGACCCTCCCCAAACCCACCATCTGGGCTGAGCCAGGCTCTGTGGTCCCCCAGGGGAGCCCTGTGACCATCTGGTGTCAGGGCACCCTGGGGGCCCAGTGGTATCGTCTGGAGAAAGAGGGAAGCTCAGTAATCTTGGACACACAGAGCCCACTGGGGCCCAGGAACAAGGCCACACTCTCCATCCAAACCATGATAGAGCGTTATGCAGGGACATATCGCTGTTCCTATCACACCCCCACTGGCTGGTCAGAGCGCAGTGACCCCCTGGAGCTGGTGGTGACAG GAGCCTACAAGAAACCCAGCctctcagccctgcccagccctgtcgTGACCTCAGGAGGGAACATCACCCTTCAGTGTCACTCACGGCAGGGATTCAGTGGGTACGTTCTGACGGAGGATGGAGAATACAAGCTCTCCAGGGCCATGGATGCACAGCGACTCCCTGGTGGGCAGCATCAGGCCCTGTTCCCCGTGGGCCCTGTGACCCCCAGCCGCAGGTGGACGTTCAGATGCTATGGGTATTTGAGGAACAGCCCCCAGGTGTGGTCGGAGCCCAGTGACCCCCTGGACCTCCTGGTCTCAG GTGTGTCCGGGAAGCCCTCCCTCCTGAGCCAGCAGGGCCCTGTCGTGACCCCTGGGCAGAACCTGACCCTCCAGTGTCACTCTGACGTTGGCCATGACAGGTTCGCTCTGACCCAGGATGGGGGACAGGGCCTCCCCGAGAGCCTTGTGCGGCAGCCCCAGGCCCACATCCCCCTGGGCCCTGTGAAACCCTCACACGGGGGCCGGTACAGGTGCTACGGGGCACACAGCCTCTCCTCCGAGTGGTCGGCCCCCAGTGACCCCTTGGACATCCTGGTGGCAG GACAGCTCCCGGACAGACCCTCCCTCTCGGTGCAGCCGGGCCCCACGGTGGCCCCAGGGGAGACGGTGACCCTGCTGTGCCAGTCGGGGAGCCCGAGGGACACTTTCCTTCTGTCCAAGGAGGGCGCAGCCCAGCCCCCCCTGCGTCTCAGATCAAAGAATGGGGCACAGCAGAGCCAGGCCGAATTCCCCATGAGCCCTGTGACCTCAGCCCACGGGGGCACCTACAGGTGCTACAGCGCAAACAGCAGCGCCCCCTACCTGCTGTCACAGCCCAGTGTCCCCCTGGAGCTCCGGGTGTCAG gCCCGAAGTGGCCGGTGCTGGTCCTCGTCGGGGTCTCCGCGGCCTGCGCCCTCCTGCTGGCcgtcctgctgctgctcctgctccgCCGCCAGCGGCTACGCAGACGCAGGAAGCCGG GTGCTGCAGACGCCGAGTCCGGGGACAGAGGCCCGCAGCGCAG ATGCCACCGTGATGGACGCACAGCCAGAGGGAGTGGAGCCGGACCCCCAG CAGAGCCCGCAGGACAAAGACGCCCCGGGGGGCACGTATGCCCAG gctGCTGCACCTGA